From Mycobacterium lacus, one genomic window encodes:
- the cwsA gene encoding cell wall synthesis protein CwsA: MSAKTETRLTPRERLTRGLTYTAVGPVDVTRGVVGLGVQSAQSTASELRRRYREGRVARELAAAQETIAQELAAAQEVVANLPQVIQEARQSQRRHFKRRPWIIAGAAVVVLVAGAVTFSIVRRSMRPEPSPRPPSVDVQPRP, encoded by the coding sequence ATGAGCGCGAAGACGGAAACCCGGTTGACCCCTCGGGAGCGACTGACCCGAGGCCTGACCTATACGGCGGTCGGACCGGTGGACGTCACCCGGGGGGTCGTCGGGCTCGGGGTGCAGTCCGCGCAGTCGACCGCGTCGGAACTCCGCCGTCGCTACCGGGAAGGCCGGGTGGCCCGTGAACTCGCTGCGGCCCAGGAGACGATTGCCCAGGAGCTGGCCGCCGCGCAAGAGGTGGTCGCTAACTTGCCGCAGGTGATCCAGGAGGCGCGTCAGTCCCAGCGTCGTCACTTCAAGCGCCGCCCGTGGATCATCGCTGGGGCCGCCGTCGTGGTGCTGGTCGCCGGCGCCGTGACATTCAGCATTGTCCGGCGCTCGATGCGTCCCGAGCCGTCGCCGCGCCCGCCCAGCGTCGACGTGCAACCACGTCCTTAG
- a CDS encoding DUF3566 domain-containing protein — MTSPNEPGVPRMGDPLNGDGSVERAGAHRAATGPARIPDPSDGPPRQRGATRASYATHRPPPEPHAETRLPSPPLSADERLNRFISGTAAPAGGPTTGPVKTPPPEPDSMPARNDGPPVEAYASELPDLSGPIPRAPQRKPPPDLPSEASGASGAGRSATPEARDIRESRVQVSRRTRGGPVRASMQIRRIDPWSTLKVSLLLSVALFFVWMIAVAFLYLVLGGMGVWAKLNSNVGDLLNNTSGSSGELVSSGTIFGGAALIGLVNIVLMTAMATIAAFVYNLATDLIGGIEVTLADRD; from the coding sequence GTGACTTCACCGAACGAGCCGGGCGTCCCCAGAATGGGCGACCCCCTGAACGGGGACGGTTCGGTCGAGCGTGCCGGTGCACACCGGGCCGCGACCGGACCGGCCCGTATCCCGGATCCGTCAGACGGGCCGCCGCGGCAGCGCGGCGCCACCCGCGCGTCCTACGCAACGCATCGCCCGCCGCCGGAACCACACGCCGAGACCCGGTTGCCGAGCCCACCGCTCAGCGCTGACGAACGGCTGAATCGCTTCATCTCCGGCACGGCGGCGCCGGCGGGCGGCCCAACCACCGGGCCGGTCAAGACCCCACCCCCGGAGCCCGACAGCATGCCGGCACGTAACGACGGCCCGCCCGTGGAGGCCTACGCCAGCGAATTGCCCGATTTGTCTGGCCCGATTCCCCGCGCCCCGCAACGCAAGCCCCCGCCCGACCTCCCCTCGGAGGCGTCGGGCGCCTCGGGTGCTGGCCGGTCTGCGACCCCGGAAGCTCGAGATATCCGCGAATCGCGTGTGCAGGTGTCCCGGCGAACGCGGGGAGGACCCGTGCGGGCCAGCATGCAGATCCGTCGCATCGATCCGTGGAGCACGCTGAAGGTGTCGCTGCTCCTGTCGGTGGCGCTGTTCTTCGTCTGGATGATCGCGGTGGCCTTCCTGTACCTGGTCCTCGGCGGTATGGGGGTGTGGGCCAAGCTCAACAGCAACGTCGGTGACCTGTTGAACAACACCAGCGGCAGCAGCGGCGAACTCGTCTCCAGCGGCACCATCTTCGGCGGAGCCGCGCTGATCGGGCTGGTCAATATCGTGCTGATGACCGCGATGGCCACCATCGCGGCGTTCGTCTACAACCTGGCGACCGACCTGATCGGCGGCATCGAAGTGACGCTGGCAGACCGGGACTAG
- the gyrA gene encoding intein-containing DNA gyrase subunit A, which translates to MTDTTLLPGDDSVDRIEPVDIQQEMQRSYIDYAMSVIVGRALPEVRDGLKPVHRRVLYAMFDSGFRPDRSHAKSARSVAETMGNYHPHGDASIYDTLVRMAQPWSLRYPLVDGQGNFGSPGNDPPAAMRYCVSADALVRLSFGQSMRIGDVVPKARPNSDNAVELKVLDRHGNPVIADRLFHSGEHQTYTVRTAEGYELTGTANHPLLCLVDVGGVPTLLWKLIEEIRPDDYVVLQRTPPVEFGPAEWHSVMEALLLGAFISEGFVSERCAGFDNLDRDYFAMVAGAYHAVVGGKSRIYQTTNASGCRMHVLRSVGCQSADKYVPEWMWHAPAAVKRVFLQALFEGDGTCSVLPRNTIQISYSTRSEQLAKDVQQMLLEFGVVSRRYRHAVGEHKVVITNRTQAELFATRVGFGGAKQTKLTTILSSMPPCAGMDADHVPGLAAFVRKHCGSRWVDKDWLNRHNVDRIQGWRTRGHEILSHIADPDVRAIATELTDGRFYYARVASVTEAGIQPVYSLRVDTDDHAFVTNGFVSHNTEARLTPLAMEMLREIDEETVDFIPNYDGRVQEPTVLPSRFPNLLANGSGGIAVGMATNIPPHNLRELADAVFWCLENHDADEEATLAAVCERVKGPDFPTAGLIVGTQGIHDAYTTGRGSIRMRGVVEIEEDSRGRTSIVITELPYQVNHDNFITSIAEQVRDGKLTGISNVEDQGSDRVGVRIVIELKRDAVAKVVLNNLYKHTQLQTSFGANMLSIVDGVPRTLRLDQMIRHYVAHQLDVIVRRTTYRLRKANERAHILRGLVKALDALDEVIALIRASENVDIARAGLIELLDIDEIQAQAILDMQLRRLAALERQRIIDDLAKIEAEIADLEDILAKPERQRGIVRDELGEIADKHGDDRRTRIIAADGEVSDEDLIAREDVVVTITETGYAKRTKTDLYRSQKRGGKGVQGAGLKQDDIVRHFFVCSTHDWILFFTTQGRVYRAKAYELPEASRTARGQHVANLLAFQPEERIAQVIQIRGYEDAPYLVLATRNGLVKKSKLTDFDSNRSGGIVAINLRDNDELVGAVLCSADDDLLLVSANGQSIRFSATDEALRPMGRATSGVQGMRFNADDRLLSLNVVREGTYLLVATSGGYAKRTAIEEYPVQGRGGKGVLTVMYDRRRGRLVGALMVDDDSEVYAITSGGGVIRTAARQVRKAGRQTKGVRLMNLGEGDTLLAIARNAEESADENGEDVDADG; encoded by the coding sequence ATGACAGACACCACGTTGCTGCCGGGTGACGACTCGGTCGACCGGATCGAGCCGGTCGACATTCAGCAGGAGATGCAGCGCAGCTACATCGATTACGCGATGAGCGTGATCGTCGGCCGCGCGCTGCCGGAGGTGCGCGACGGCCTCAAACCGGTGCATCGCCGCGTGCTGTACGCGATGTTCGACTCCGGGTTCCGCCCGGACCGCAGCCACGCCAAGTCGGCGCGATCGGTCGCCGAGACGATGGGCAACTACCACCCGCACGGCGACGCCTCGATCTACGACACCCTGGTCCGGATGGCGCAGCCGTGGTCGCTGCGTTATCCGCTCGTCGACGGGCAGGGCAACTTCGGCTCCCCGGGCAACGACCCTCCGGCGGCGATGAGGTACTGCGTCTCCGCAGATGCGTTGGTGCGCTTGTCTTTTGGGCAGTCGATGCGGATTGGCGATGTGGTTCCGAAAGCCCGACCCAACTCCGACAATGCGGTCGAGCTGAAGGTCCTGGACCGGCACGGCAATCCCGTTATCGCCGATCGCCTGTTTCATTCGGGCGAGCATCAGACGTACACGGTGCGTACCGCCGAGGGCTACGAACTCACCGGCACCGCCAATCACCCGTTGCTGTGCCTGGTCGATGTCGGCGGGGTGCCGACGCTGTTGTGGAAGCTGATCGAAGAGATTCGACCCGACGATTACGTCGTGTTGCAGCGGACCCCGCCCGTGGAGTTCGGTCCCGCTGAGTGGCACTCCGTGATGGAGGCCCTGTTGTTGGGTGCGTTCATCAGTGAGGGTTTCGTATCCGAGCGGTGTGCCGGCTTCGACAATCTCGACCGCGACTACTTCGCAATGGTGGCCGGTGCTTACCATGCGGTGGTCGGCGGCAAAAGCCGTATTTACCAGACGACCAATGCATCGGGCTGTCGGATGCACGTGCTCCGCAGCGTCGGGTGCCAGTCGGCAGACAAGTATGTGCCGGAATGGATGTGGCATGCGCCCGCTGCCGTCAAGCGCGTCTTCTTACAGGCTCTCTTCGAAGGCGATGGAACCTGCTCCGTGTTGCCGCGCAATACGATTCAGATCTCGTACTCAACGCGCAGTGAACAGCTGGCCAAAGATGTGCAGCAGATGTTGCTGGAGTTCGGGGTAGTATCGCGCCGGTACCGCCACGCCGTCGGCGAGCACAAGGTCGTCATCACCAATCGAACCCAAGCCGAACTGTTCGCTACCCGAGTCGGTTTCGGCGGCGCCAAGCAGACCAAGCTAACCACGATCCTGTCGTCCATGCCACCATGCGCCGGGATGGACGCCGATCATGTCCCCGGACTGGCGGCCTTCGTTCGCAAGCACTGCGGTAGCCGGTGGGTCGACAAAGATTGGCTCAACCGCCACAACGTCGACCGGATCCAAGGTTGGCGCACCCGCGGCCACGAGATCCTCTCGCACATCGCCGACCCCGACGTGCGTGCGATCGCGACCGAGCTCACCGACGGCCGGTTCTATTACGCGCGCGTCGCGTCGGTGACCGAAGCCGGCATCCAACCCGTCTACAGCCTGCGTGTCGACACCGACGACCACGCCTTCGTCACCAACGGGTTCGTCAGCCACAACACCGAGGCCCGGCTGACCCCGCTCGCGATGGAGATGCTGCGCGAAATCGACGAGGAGACAGTCGATTTCATCCCCAACTACGACGGCCGGGTGCAAGAGCCGACGGTGTTGCCCAGCCGATTCCCCAACCTGCTGGCCAACGGCTCCGGCGGCATCGCCGTCGGCATGGCCACCAACATCCCGCCACACAACCTACGCGAGCTCGCCGACGCGGTGTTCTGGTGCCTGGAAAACCACGACGCCGACGAGGAAGCCACCCTGGCCGCCGTCTGCGAACGGGTCAAGGGCCCCGACTTCCCCACGGCGGGCTTAATCGTTGGTACCCAAGGGATTCACGACGCCTATACCACCGGACGCGGCTCCATCAGGATGCGTGGCGTGGTGGAGATCGAGGAGGACTCCCGCGGCCGCACCTCGATCGTCATCACCGAGCTGCCCTATCAGGTGAACCACGACAACTTCATCACCTCGATCGCCGAACAGGTCCGCGACGGCAAGCTCACGGGCATCTCCAACGTCGAAGACCAAGGCAGCGACCGGGTCGGCGTACGCATTGTCATCGAGCTCAAGCGCGACGCCGTGGCCAAGGTGGTGCTCAACAACCTCTACAAGCACACCCAGCTGCAGACCAGCTTCGGCGCCAACATGCTGTCGATCGTCGACGGTGTGCCCCGCACCCTGCGGCTGGATCAGATGATCCGCCACTACGTCGCCCACCAACTCGACGTCATCGTGCGGCGCACCACCTACCGGCTGCGCAAGGCCAACGAGCGGGCCCACATCCTGCGCGGCCTGGTCAAGGCGCTCGATGCGCTCGACGAAGTCATCGCCCTGATCCGCGCCTCGGAGAACGTGGACATCGCCCGGGCCGGACTGATCGAGCTGCTCGACATCGACGAAATCCAGGCGCAGGCCATCCTGGACATGCAGCTGCGTCGACTGGCCGCCCTAGAGCGCCAGCGCATCATCGACGACCTGGCCAAGATCGAGGCCGAGATCGCCGACCTTGAAGACATCCTGGCCAAACCGGAGCGGCAGCGCGGCATCGTGCGCGACGAGCTCGGCGAGATCGCCGACAAGCACGGCGACGACCGCCGCACCCGGATCATCGCGGCCGACGGCGAGGTCAGCGACGAGGACCTGATCGCCCGCGAGGACGTCGTCGTCACCATCACCGAGACCGGATACGCCAAGCGCACCAAGACGGACCTGTACCGCAGCCAGAAACGCGGCGGGAAGGGCGTGCAGGGCGCGGGGCTGAAGCAGGACGACATCGTGCGGCACTTCTTCGTGTGCTCGACCCACGACTGGATCCTGTTTTTCACCACCCAGGGCCGGGTGTATCGGGCCAAAGCCTACGAGCTTCCGGAGGCCTCGCGGACCGCGCGCGGTCAGCACGTCGCCAACCTGTTGGCGTTCCAACCGGAGGAGCGCATCGCCCAAGTCATCCAGATCCGCGGCTACGAGGACGCTCCGTACCTGGTGCTGGCCACGCGAAACGGCTTGGTCAAGAAGTCCAAGCTGACCGACTTCGACTCCAACCGCTCGGGCGGGATCGTCGCGATCAACCTGCGCGACAACGACGAGCTGGTCGGCGCGGTGCTGTGTTCGGCCGACGACGACCTGCTGCTGGTCTCGGCCAACGGCCAATCCATCAGGTTCTCGGCCACCGATGAGGCGCTGCGCCCCATGGGACGGGCCACCTCCGGCGTGCAGGGCATGCGGTTCAACGCCGATGACCGGCTGCTGTCGCTGAACGTGGTCCGCGAGGGCACCTACCTGCTGGTCGCCACCTCCGGGGGCTACGCCAAACGCACCGCGATCGAGGAATACCCGGTGCAGGGGCGCGGCGGCAAGGGAGTGCTGACCGTCATGTACGACAGGCGGCGCGGCAGGCTGGTCGGCGCCTTGATGGTCGACGACGACAGCGAGGTGTACGCGATCACCTCCGGGGGCGGCGTCATCCGCACGGCCGCGCGCCAGGTCCGCAAGGCGGGGCGGCAGACCAAGGGAGTTCGGTTGATGAACTTGGGCGAGGGCGACACACTGTTAGCCATCGCGCGTAACGCCGAAGAGAGCGCCGACGAGAACGGCGAGGACGTCGACGCTGACGGTTAG
- the gyrB gene encoding DNA topoisomerase (ATP-hydrolyzing) subunit B translates to MAAQKKKAQDEYDAASITILEGLEAVRKRPGMYIGSTGERGLHHLVWEVVDNAVDEAMAGYATTVNVTLLEDGGVEVADDGRGIPVAMHASGIPTVDVVMTQLHAGGKFDSDAYAISGGLHGVGVSVVNALSTRLEVEIKRDGYEWTQTYKQSEPVGLQKGAATKKTGSTVRFWADPNVFETTEYDFETVARRLQEMAFLNKGLTINLTDERVTQDEVVDEVVSDVAEAPKSASERAAESAAPHKVKRRTFHYPGGLVDYVKHINRTKNAIHGSIVDFSGKGPGHEVEIAMQWNAGYSESVHTFANTINTHEGGTHEEGFRSALTSVVNKYAKDRKLLKDKDPNLTGDDIREGLAAVISVKVSEPQFEGQTKTKLGNTEVKSFVQKVCNEQLTHWFEANPADAKVVVNKAVSSAQARIAARKARELVRRKSATDLGGLPGKLADCRSTDPRKSELYVVEGDSAGGSAKSGRDSMFQAILPLRGKIINVEKARIDRVLKNTEVQAIITALGTGIHDEFDITKLRYHKIVLMADADVDGQHISTLLLTLLFRFMRPLIENGHVFLAQPPLYKLKWQRSDPEFAYSDRERDGLLEAGLKAGKKINKEDGIQRYKGLGEMDAKELWETTMDPSVRVLRQVTLDDAASADELFSILMGEDVDARRSFITRNAKDVRFLDV, encoded by the coding sequence GTGGCTGCCCAGAAGAAGAAGGCCCAAGACGAGTACGACGCCGCATCCATCACCATCCTCGAAGGGCTCGAGGCGGTTCGCAAACGCCCGGGCATGTACATCGGGTCCACCGGCGAGCGTGGGTTGCACCACCTTGTCTGGGAGGTCGTGGACAACGCGGTCGACGAGGCGATGGCCGGTTACGCAACCACCGTGAACGTGACCCTGCTCGAGGACGGCGGAGTCGAAGTCGCCGACGACGGCCGCGGCATCCCGGTCGCGATGCACGCCTCGGGGATACCCACCGTCGACGTCGTCATGACGCAACTGCACGCCGGCGGCAAGTTCGACTCCGACGCCTATGCGATATCGGGTGGTTTGCACGGCGTCGGGGTTTCGGTGGTCAACGCGCTTTCCACCCGCCTCGAGGTCGAGATCAAGCGTGACGGGTACGAGTGGACGCAGACCTACAAGCAGTCGGAACCGGTGGGCCTGCAGAAAGGGGCGGCGACCAAGAAGACCGGTTCCACGGTGCGGTTCTGGGCCGACCCCAACGTGTTCGAGACCACGGAGTACGACTTCGAAACCGTCGCGCGCCGGCTGCAGGAAATGGCGTTCCTCAACAAGGGGCTGACCATCAATCTCACCGACGAGCGCGTCACCCAGGACGAGGTCGTCGACGAGGTCGTCAGCGACGTCGCCGAGGCACCGAAATCGGCCAGCGAACGTGCCGCCGAATCCGCTGCGCCGCATAAGGTCAAGCGCCGCACGTTTCACTACCCTGGCGGCCTGGTCGACTACGTCAAGCACATCAACCGCACCAAGAACGCCATTCACGGCAGCATCGTGGATTTCTCCGGCAAGGGGCCTGGCCACGAAGTCGAGATCGCGATGCAGTGGAATGCCGGCTACTCGGAGTCGGTGCACACCTTCGCCAACACGATCAACACCCACGAAGGCGGGACCCACGAAGAGGGCTTTCGCAGCGCACTGACGTCCGTGGTGAACAAATACGCCAAGGATCGCAAACTGTTGAAGGACAAGGACCCCAACCTGACCGGCGACGACATCCGTGAAGGCCTGGCCGCGGTCATTTCGGTCAAGGTCAGCGAACCGCAGTTCGAGGGCCAGACCAAGACCAAGCTCGGCAACACCGAAGTCAAGTCGTTTGTCCAGAAAGTCTGCAACGAGCAGCTGACACACTGGTTCGAGGCCAACCCCGCGGATGCCAAAGTCGTTGTCAACAAGGCGGTTTCCTCGGCGCAAGCCCGCATCGCGGCTCGTAAGGCACGAGAATTGGTGCGCCGCAAGAGCGCCACCGACCTTGGTGGACTACCGGGCAAGCTGGCCGACTGCCGTTCGACCGATCCCCGCAAGTCGGAACTGTATGTAGTAGAAGGTGACTCGGCCGGCGGCTCGGCCAAAAGTGGCCGTGATTCGATGTTCCAAGCGATCCTTCCGTTGCGCGGCAAGATCATCAACGTCGAGAAAGCCCGGATCGACCGGGTGCTGAAGAACACCGAAGTCCAGGCGATCATCACTGCGCTCGGTACCGGGATTCATGACGAATTCGACATCACCAAATTGCGCTACCACAAGATCGTGCTGATGGCCGACGCCGACGTGGACGGCCAGCACATCTCCACGTTGTTGCTGACGTTGTTGTTCCGGTTCATGCGACCGCTGATCGAGAACGGGCATGTGTTCCTGGCGCAGCCGCCGTTGTACAAGCTGAAGTGGCAGCGCAGCGATCCCGAGTTCGCCTACTCCGACCGCGAGCGCGACGGCCTGCTGGAGGCGGGGCTGAAGGCCGGCAAGAAGATCAACAAGGAGGACGGCATCCAGCGCTACAAGGGTCTGGGTGAAATGGACGCCAAGGAGTTGTGGGAAACCACGATGGATCCGTCGGTTCGGGTGCTGCGTCAGGTCACCCTGGACGACGCCGCGTCCGCCGACGAGCTGTTCTCCATCCTGATGGGCGAGGATGTCGATGCCCGACGCAGCTTTATCACTCGCAATGCCAAAGACGTTCGCTTTCTCGACGTTTAG
- a CDS encoding DUF721 family protein has product MGGATVTGCGDGSDVDLVRRTLEEARAAARARGQNAGLGRAVPVAPRGVPGRRRSWSGPGPDVRDPQPLGRAARELAKKRGWLVRVAEGTVLGQWSSVVGQQIADHATPTALVDGVLSVTAESTAWATQLRIMQGQLLARIAAAVGNGVVTSVKITGPAAPSWRKGPRHIAGRGPRDTYG; this is encoded by the coding sequence ATCGGTGGTGCAACCGTGACCGGCTGCGGCGACGGCAGTGATGTCGATTTGGTCAGGCGGACGCTGGAGGAAGCGCGGGCGGCCGCGCGGGCGCGCGGACAGAATGCCGGGCTGGGGCGCGCGGTGCCGGTTGCGCCGCGCGGTGTGCCCGGGCGGCGGCGGAGCTGGTCGGGACCCGGCCCCGACGTGCGTGACCCGCAACCGCTGGGTAGGGCGGCGCGCGAGTTGGCGAAAAAACGGGGCTGGTTGGTGCGCGTTGCCGAGGGCACCGTGCTCGGTCAGTGGAGTTCGGTGGTCGGGCAGCAGATCGCCGATCACGCCACCCCGACTGCGCTGGTCGATGGCGTGCTGAGTGTGACGGCGGAATCGACCGCGTGGGCCACCCAGTTGCGAATCATGCAAGGTCAGTTGCTGGCCAGGATCGCGGCCGCCGTCGGCAACGGCGTGGTGACCTCGGTGAAAATCACCGGTCCGGCGGCGCCGTCGTGGCGCAAGGGACCGCGGCACATCGCCGGCCGCGGGCCGCGCGACACGTATGGCTGA
- the recF gene encoding DNA replication/repair protein RecF (All proteins in this family for which functions are known are DNA-binding proteins that assist the filamentation of RecA onto DNA for the initiation of recombination or recombinational repair.), producing the protein MYVRHLGLRDFRSWARADLELWPGRTVFVGPNGFGKTNLVEALWFSSTLGSHRVGTDMPLIRAGAERAVVSTIVVNEGRECAVDLEIAAGRANKARLNRSPVRSTRDVIGVLRAVLFAPEDLALVRGDPAARRRYLDDLATVRRPTIAGVRADYERVLRQRTALLKSVTGARYRGDRAVLDTLDVWDSRLAEHGAALMSARIDLVNQLAPELEKAYQHLAPGSGTASIGYRASVHGLGDESDREFLEAALLAALVARRDAELERGMCLVGPHRDDLELHLGDQPAKGFASHGESWSLAVALRLASHELLRADGGEPVLLLDDVFAELDDARRRALATVAESAEQVLVTAAVLDDIPGGWDARRVCIDLREGDTGRVSVVQP; encoded by the coding sequence GTGTACGTCCGGCATTTGGGATTGCGTGACTTTCGATCCTGGGCCCGCGCGGACCTCGAATTGTGGCCAGGCCGCACGGTGTTCGTCGGACCCAATGGCTTTGGCAAGACTAATCTAGTTGAGGCGCTGTGGTTTTCGTCGACTCTTGGATCGCACCGGGTGGGGACGGATATGCCGCTGATTCGCGCGGGCGCCGAGCGCGCCGTGGTGTCGACGATTGTCGTGAACGAGGGCAGGGAGTGTGCGGTTGACCTGGAGATCGCCGCCGGGCGGGCCAACAAGGCACGGTTGAACCGGTCGCCGGTGCGCAGCACGCGCGACGTGATCGGAGTGTTGCGGGCCGTGTTGTTCGCCCCGGAAGACCTGGCTTTGGTTCGTGGCGATCCGGCGGCGCGGCGCCGTTATCTGGATGACCTGGCGACCGTGCGCCGGCCAACGATCGCGGGCGTACGGGCCGATTACGAGAGGGTGCTACGCCAGCGGACCGCGCTGCTGAAGTCCGTGACGGGTGCACGGTACCGAGGCGACCGCGCAGTGCTGGACACACTCGACGTGTGGGACAGTCGCCTGGCCGAGCACGGCGCCGCATTGATGTCCGCCCGTATCGATTTGGTGAATCAGCTGGCGCCGGAACTGGAAAAGGCGTACCAGCATTTGGCGCCGGGATCGGGTACGGCTTCGATCGGTTATCGCGCCAGCGTGCATGGTTTAGGCGACGAATCCGATCGTGAGTTTCTCGAAGCGGCGTTGTTGGCCGCACTGGTGGCGCGGCGCGACGCCGAACTAGAGCGGGGGATGTGTCTGGTTGGTCCACACCGGGACGACCTGGAATTGCACCTGGGTGATCAACCCGCCAAAGGCTTTGCCAGCCATGGGGAATCGTGGTCGTTGGCGGTGGCGCTGCGGTTGGCGTCCCACGAGCTGTTGCGTGCGGATGGTGGCGAGCCGGTGCTCTTACTCGACGACGTATTCGCGGAACTGGACGACGCCCGTCGTCGCGCGTTGGCGACGGTCGCGGAATCGGCCGAGCAGGTCTTGGTGACCGCGGCGGTGCTGGACGACATCCCCGGGGGCTGGGACGCTAGGCGGGTGTGTATCGATCTGCGTGAGGGGGACACCGGTCGGGTATCGGTGGTGCAACCGTGA